A genomic segment from Lignipirellula cremea encodes:
- a CDS encoding SHD1 domain-containing protein, translating to MFRIAFITTVFLLTSAALLHAEERTWTSIDGAFRLQAELVGAEGSQVRLKRSDNGQEITVKLELLSQPDREYVRSLADKATSDAPTAGDAAPAPAGAPKSEVPAADDAKGEVTLENAPPPDYRSLLMLYYAAQSDLLKVSESFLGEVYAVYMIPPKASGPITDEYRRLQDEMKASEFARKRIVEQIRTFAAAKLAGVEKGPTVQRFRVQWKMQLDRYDEAIGGFPFDRSYYDLTFHNNTDTYSWQLPEGPHLIVPRMVTPRARPADPFVQFSWNPLVSQLEQPLFPKGLFQRKIPGSFPIVVEGIGRMPALSMKPAQAEAFLLGLPQQKGQPDRWIPLDVLLEVGPMQIAEGQLQPVPARVVLARALHPGTGQVLQTFAAEQFLPGESAPPAAGGKRHFTIDEAPALNRRRMALLQIQKDFQLVLPERLEELTLDQIRREVFFWKHFQQDRGTPEQLMRYATSIGLNPRHPLMYYQWQKLDAAGSPLASGALPQLLTGDDRAWEFLKSEKGYDPRYKIEAGVFMFDREKIIGRDPEITAPELRPVVKKLVQTTAAKAPRQAAIRIPLGEVEYDPETLALLPQRRGSSDEEPAFDPLNEITTADFGRPRKLPAITFPESLRDKTLYEVKFFGEASDPVGETAVRMFDRAPRFSQETVNTLRDRIGVITNYPVAVALDRQIHFDRVPLTRKTVDKLAGIRDWHARMQMRIVVSELDVALTEQHGIENPLRPGAIIVGKVQGVEIETSKGEPVAFIPATDLPASIPHVDDDPFARAASSGSTDGKPGDSPGAPADGAARPLTPAAIPLLVARLTPESFEQYLDQFLVARIQHEFWFRENPEKNNYGVDPQLGQALPPFEQLPPQNERQELAAPFREWAKQNSPRLENHFTLRFGKFDFRDRRGEEAPAPAVLEEAVYGSPHSDDLGTATSSYRLFPSRLHPNQRFKPITPEESQKDSNWSQLLSRAPAEIYFGSRQYAFVTPNADGERANPQSRQGSFAGGQSTIAGVPVARPTTEPIFPVLRVDKELWLPPDAALAPNQPYALEIEFEAADIEIVDLPPPHPWIEAYLQYQNSVPPQMHEYRQANDAGNYLVIQAAVKAARLVNTATEETAVQLVVKDYRPIKLAPVAPANPPATATPSSSAQPARPAPTGTPRYGASTPDASTSNASTPSVPVPGVPVPGVSKPIIPPPVAIAAVPGDAPPARQTGSWAGTLAALACVLALAIGGVAWWRKQLAA from the coding sequence ATGTTTCGCATCGCATTCATCACGACTGTTTTCCTCCTGACCAGCGCGGCGCTCCTCCACGCCGAAGAACGCACCTGGACCAGCATCGACGGCGCCTTTCGCCTGCAGGCGGAACTGGTCGGCGCCGAAGGTTCGCAGGTACGGCTGAAGCGATCCGACAACGGCCAGGAGATCACGGTCAAGCTGGAACTTCTCAGCCAGCCGGATCGCGAGTACGTCCGCTCCCTGGCGGACAAAGCGACAAGCGACGCTCCCACCGCAGGCGACGCCGCACCGGCGCCGGCCGGAGCACCCAAAAGCGAGGTTCCGGCGGCAGACGACGCCAAAGGGGAAGTAACGCTGGAGAACGCTCCGCCGCCCGACTATCGCTCGCTGCTGATGCTGTACTACGCGGCCCAGAGCGATCTGCTGAAGGTCAGTGAGTCTTTCCTGGGCGAGGTCTATGCGGTGTATATGATTCCGCCCAAGGCCTCGGGGCCGATTACCGACGAATACCGGCGTCTGCAGGACGAGATGAAGGCCAGCGAGTTCGCCCGCAAGCGGATCGTCGAACAGATCCGGACGTTCGCCGCCGCCAAACTGGCCGGCGTCGAAAAAGGACCGACCGTCCAACGATTCCGCGTCCAGTGGAAAATGCAGCTGGACAGGTACGACGAAGCAATCGGGGGGTTCCCCTTTGATCGTTCCTACTACGACCTGACCTTTCACAACAACACCGACACGTACAGCTGGCAACTGCCGGAGGGACCGCACCTGATTGTCCCGCGAATGGTGACGCCTCGGGCCCGCCCTGCCGATCCGTTTGTGCAGTTCAGCTGGAATCCGCTAGTCTCGCAACTGGAGCAGCCCCTGTTTCCTAAAGGATTGTTCCAGCGAAAGATCCCCGGCAGCTTTCCGATCGTGGTGGAAGGCATCGGCCGGATGCCGGCGCTATCGATGAAACCGGCTCAGGCCGAAGCATTCCTGCTGGGGCTGCCCCAGCAAAAGGGACAGCCCGACCGCTGGATTCCGCTGGACGTATTGCTGGAGGTCGGCCCCATGCAGATCGCCGAAGGCCAGCTGCAGCCCGTTCCCGCCCGGGTGGTCCTGGCGCGGGCGCTACATCCGGGCACGGGCCAGGTGCTGCAGACCTTTGCCGCGGAACAGTTCCTGCCCGGCGAATCCGCGCCGCCGGCCGCCGGCGGAAAGCGTCACTTTACGATTGACGAGGCTCCGGCCCTCAATCGTCGGCGGATGGCGTTACTGCAGATCCAGAAGGACTTCCAGCTGGTGCTGCCGGAACGCCTGGAGGAACTCACGTTGGACCAGATCCGACGCGAGGTTTTTTTCTGGAAGCATTTCCAGCAGGACCGCGGCACGCCGGAACAGCTGATGCGATACGCGACAAGCATCGGCCTGAACCCCCGACACCCTTTGATGTATTACCAGTGGCAAAAGCTGGACGCCGCCGGCTCGCCCCTGGCGTCAGGCGCCTTGCCCCAACTGCTGACGGGCGACGATCGCGCCTGGGAGTTCCTCAAAAGCGAAAAAGGCTATGACCCGCGCTACAAAATCGAAGCCGGCGTATTTATGTTCGATCGCGAGAAGATCATCGGCCGCGATCCCGAAATCACCGCCCCGGAACTCAGGCCGGTCGTCAAGAAGCTCGTGCAAACGACCGCCGCCAAAGCTCCCCGCCAGGCCGCCATCCGCATCCCCCTGGGCGAAGTGGAATACGACCCAGAGACCCTGGCCCTGCTGCCCCAGCGGAGAGGGTCCAGCGACGAAGAGCCGGCCTTTGATCCGCTGAACGAGATCACCACGGCCGACTTCGGCCGTCCGCGGAAACTGCCCGCGATTACCTTCCCGGAATCCTTGCGGGACAAAACCCTGTACGAAGTAAAGTTCTTCGGCGAAGCCAGCGATCCGGTCGGCGAAACGGCCGTCCGCATGTTCGACAGAGCTCCCCGGTTCAGCCAGGAAACGGTCAACACGCTGCGCGACAGGATTGGCGTGATCACCAACTATCCGGTCGCCGTCGCGCTGGATCGGCAGATTCATTTCGATCGAGTTCCGCTCACCCGGAAAACCGTTGACAAGCTGGCCGGCATCCGCGACTGGCATGCGAGAATGCAGATGCGGATTGTCGTCTCGGAACTGGATGTCGCATTGACCGAACAGCACGGAATTGAGAATCCCCTTCGGCCCGGGGCCATCATCGTCGGCAAGGTGCAAGGCGTCGAGATCGAAACCAGCAAAGGCGAGCCCGTCGCATTCATCCCGGCCACAGATCTGCCCGCCAGCATCCCCCATGTCGATGACGACCCGTTCGCCCGCGCGGCGTCGAGCGGTTCGACCGACGGGAAACCGGGCGACTCGCCGGGAGCCCCGGCAGACGGTGCGGCCCGTCCGTTGACGCCGGCGGCGATCCCGCTGCTGGTCGCCCGCCTGACGCCGGAATCGTTTGAGCAGTACCTGGACCAGTTCCTGGTCGCCCGGATCCAGCACGAATTCTGGTTTCGCGAGAATCCCGAGAAGAACAATTACGGCGTGGATCCGCAGCTCGGCCAGGCGTTGCCGCCGTTCGAACAACTGCCGCCGCAGAACGAACGCCAGGAGCTAGCGGCCCCTTTCCGCGAATGGGCAAAGCAGAACAGCCCGCGGCTGGAGAATCATTTCACGCTCCGGTTCGGCAAGTTCGACTTCCGCGATCGGCGCGGGGAGGAAGCTCCGGCGCCGGCGGTCCTGGAAGAGGCCGTCTACGGAAGTCCCCACAGCGATGATCTGGGCACGGCGACCTCGTCTTACAGGTTATTTCCAAGCAGACTTCATCCCAACCAGCGGTTCAAGCCGATTACTCCGGAAGAAAGCCAGAAGGACAGCAACTGGTCACAGCTTCTGTCCCGCGCCCCCGCAGAGATTTACTTCGGCAGTCGCCAGTATGCCTTCGTCACGCCCAATGCGGACGGGGAGCGTGCGAATCCGCAGAGCCGCCAGGGCTCGTTCGCCGGCGGGCAATCGACGATCGCCGGCGTGCCGGTGGCGCGTCCGACCACGGAACCGATCTTTCCCGTGCTCCGGGTCGACAAGGAACTCTGGCTGCCTCCCGATGCGGCGCTGGCGCCCAACCAGCCGTACGCCCTGGAGATCGAGTTTGAAGCGGCCGACATCGAGATCGTCGACCTGCCTCCGCCGCATCCGTGGATCGAGGCGTATCTGCAGTACCAGAATTCCGTTCCACCCCAGATGCACGAATATCGCCAGGCAAACGACGCCGGGAACTACCTGGTGATTCAGGCCGCCGTCAAAGCGGCCAGGCTGGTCAACACGGCCACCGAAGAGACGGCCGTGCAACTGGTGGTGAAAGACTATCGCCCGATCAAACTGGCGCCCGTCGCCCCCGCCAATCCGCCGGCCACGGCGACGCCGTCTTCCTCCGCGCAGCCGGCTCGCCCCGCTCCCACAGGCACTCCCCGTTACGGCGCGTCAACGCCGGACGCGTCAACTTCTAACGCGTCTACGCCAAGCGTACCGGTGCCTGGCGTACCGGTGCCTGGCGTATCGAAGCCGATCATCCCGCCGCCGGTCGCCATCGCCGCAGTTCCGGGCGACGCCCCGCCTGCCCGTCAAACCGGTTCCTGGGCCGGGACGCTCGCGGCGCTGGCCTGCGTGCTGGCGCTCGCCATCGGCGGCGTCGCCTGGTGGCGCAAGCAGCTCGCCGCCTGA
- a CDS encoding DUF1552 domain-containing protein has product MARKTWQIDRRTFLRGAGLSLALPWLEGMSAAAAPAELPRRACFVFFPNGVSLPPENHPAHQDWHWFPRGEGRDYTFTQSLQPLSPYRNELSILQGLSHPRGRSIVGHNTADIFLTGADISKAYANSISIDQVLARQTSVHTRFPSLVLSSDSGIGYTARTATLSFNKSGLPIPAESQPRRVFERLFGKTEGSTKAQQRTDLQNTGSMLDFLLEDSRQLSRRLGKLDQKKLDEYLASVREVEQQVDRTEAWLDVAKPHVDPTAVNLKAGTDDPAEFIRTMYDLMFLAFQTDSTRVATYQIAREDSQGVGDKFPQSINLNSHHGLSHGARKADGYADWGRYDQFLAQQLAHFLERLQGCPEGGDTLLDRTMILYGCGTSTTHQARNYPIVVAGGRQCGLKHGALHRFTEATPFANTHLTIAQAMGLGIEQFADSTAPLSQLT; this is encoded by the coding sequence ATGGCTCGCAAGACCTGGCAGATTGATCGTCGCACCTTCCTGCGCGGCGCCGGCTTGTCCCTGGCCTTGCCCTGGCTGGAAGGGATGTCGGCCGCTGCCGCCCCGGCCGAACTGCCGCGGCGGGCCTGCTTTGTTTTCTTCCCCAACGGCGTCAGTTTGCCGCCGGAGAACCATCCGGCCCACCAGGACTGGCACTGGTTCCCGCGGGGCGAAGGCCGCGATTACACCTTCACCCAGTCGCTGCAGCCGCTGAGTCCGTACCGCAACGAGCTGAGCATTCTGCAGGGGCTGAGCCATCCTCGTGGCCGCTCCATTGTCGGGCACAACACGGCCGACATCTTTCTGACCGGCGCCGACATCAGCAAGGCGTACGCCAACTCCATCTCCATCGACCAGGTCCTGGCCCGCCAGACCAGCGTCCACACCCGCTTCCCTTCGCTCGTACTTTCCAGCGACAGCGGCATCGGTTACACGGCCCGCACGGCGACGCTCTCCTTCAACAAATCGGGCCTGCCGATCCCAGCCGAGTCGCAACCGCGGCGGGTGTTCGAACGGCTGTTCGGCAAAACCGAAGGCAGCACCAAAGCGCAGCAGCGGACCGACCTGCAGAACACCGGCAGCATGCTCGACTTTTTGCTGGAAGACAGCCGGCAGTTGTCCCGGCGGCTGGGGAAACTCGATCAGAAAAAGCTGGACGAATACCTGGCTTCCGTCCGCGAAGTCGAACAGCAGGTCGATCGTACCGAAGCCTGGCTGGATGTGGCCAAGCCGCATGTCGATCCGACGGCCGTCAACCTGAAGGCTGGAACCGACGATCCGGCCGAGTTCATCCGCACCATGTACGACCTGATGTTCCTGGCCTTCCAGACCGACTCCACCCGCGTGGCGACCTATCAGATCGCACGCGAAGACAGCCAGGGCGTGGGCGACAAGTTCCCGCAGTCGATCAATCTGAACAGCCATCACGGGCTGTCGCACGGCGCCCGGAAAGCAGACGGCTACGCCGATTGGGGACGGTACGACCAGTTCCTGGCCCAGCAACTGGCCCATTTTCTGGAACGCCTGCAGGGCTGTCCGGAAGGGGGCGACACGCTGCTGGACCGCACCATGATCCTGTACGGCTGCGGCACCAGCACCACCCACCAGGCGCGGAACTATCCGATCGTGGTCGCCGGCGGCCGGCAGTGCGGGCTCAAACACGGCGCGCTGCATCGCTTTACGGAAGCGACCCCCTTTGCCAACACCCATCTGACCATCGCCCAGGCGATGGGACTGGGGATCGAGCAGTTCGCCGACAGCACGGCTCCTTTGTCGCAGCTTACTTAG
- a CDS encoding GNAT family N-acetyltransferase, whose product MIRQYQETDLEDLLAAWAAASELAHPFLSPEFQAQERKNIPQLYLPNAETWVTEKDGQVIGFIALIGNEVGAIFVHPRYHGQGFGRGLMDKAKELRGELEVEVFTANTLGRAFYQRYGFQLVEEKVHEPTGQDLMRLRLSPPADAK is encoded by the coding sequence GTGATTCGCCAATATCAGGAAACCGATCTCGAAGATCTGCTGGCTGCCTGGGCGGCCGCCTCGGAGTTGGCCCATCCGTTTCTGTCGCCGGAGTTTCAGGCCCAGGAACGGAAGAACATCCCGCAACTTTATCTGCCCAATGCGGAAACCTGGGTCACGGAAAAAGACGGCCAGGTGATTGGCTTCATCGCGCTGATCGGTAACGAAGTGGGGGCGATCTTCGTCCATCCCCGCTATCACGGCCAGGGCTTTGGACGCGGCCTGATGGACAAGGCGAAAGAGCTGCGCGGCGAACTGGAAGTCGAAGTCTTCACCGCCAACACCCTCGGACGTGCGTTCTACCAGCGGTACGGCTTCCAGCTGGTCGAGGAAAAAGTCCACGAGCCAACCGGCCAGGATCTGATGCGTTTGCGGCTGTCCCCGCCCGCTGACGCTAAGTAA
- a CDS encoding serine/threonine-protein kinase, protein MDPSYDIAQLPAKCQARIEEICEGFELSWQGSEPQDLADTVQKIDGGLQTVLLRELLQIEQHYRSRSLGRPVTAEELQQSHAQLAEEIQREFLLDSDGRELPATAFLREGSPGKQQEASDDDSSLFPQLPATLDRYRILQPLGSGGMGCVFLAEDTMLERQVALKFPHRDTRRSAAQAARFLQEAKAAATLNHPHLCAVHDVGEAAGLPYLSMEYIDGEPLSDRLRSGRRLTQTESVQLIRKLASALQEAHDQGVVHRDIKPANVMINHRGAPVLTDFGLAQRNAPTDSRLTQNGDLLGTPAYMSPEQIDGDLERIGPATDIYSLGAIFYELLSGQRPFRGSTAAVLGSIMTTDPQPIATLQPSVDPALEAICQRMMARPIEERFASMQEVADALESWSDAAQPAPASPRDRRPMAMPLIGTLAAIALACGVLFLVRTPKATFRVEVKDPQVRVLVDDQNLALTDGSWEGKKKAGPHQLGVMIGDQQLKLGETTVIRLDGEQRQVRLAVSGIEVVGDRFEIARDGKTSAVVEVIWEPDSVAGTPPVPEENAVAAAEISPTPGDEPLTEIDPMLDIDLMRDDDPLSAAKDPRSAAELMATGDWEWRVIKKLSLGSNAFEYDADMSADRLTLVFSGARSGGHGNRDLWMATRPSPDAPWSKVTNLGPEVNTEHSEYEVRLTNDGLTLGFVRMGENWSARYFSTRETPLSSWSTAQALDEDSDLPFHDGYSRDGLSRMQTQLRGPGHGLDLQLFQRTAPGEPWTGSPEAGPLVNTAADEMRGVISNDCRLLFFVRRTRATSDEVATHRIFVATRADKNSPWSEPTLLDHEFPYATSDKHRLLPDEKSLLFASSRPRERGSGICLARLVRKQPRKESKPAE, encoded by the coding sequence ATGGATCCCTCGTACGATATTGCCCAGCTCCCGGCGAAGTGCCAGGCCCGGATTGAAGAGATTTGCGAAGGCTTTGAGCTTTCCTGGCAAGGCTCGGAACCGCAGGATCTGGCGGATACCGTCCAGAAGATCGACGGCGGCCTGCAAACAGTGTTGCTGCGCGAACTGCTGCAGATTGAGCAGCATTATCGTTCCCGGTCGCTGGGGCGTCCGGTGACGGCGGAGGAGCTGCAGCAATCGCACGCCCAGCTGGCGGAGGAGATCCAGCGCGAGTTTCTGCTGGATTCGGACGGACGTGAACTGCCTGCAACCGCTTTCCTTCGTGAGGGCTCGCCCGGCAAGCAGCAGGAGGCATCGGACGACGATAGCAGCCTGTTCCCGCAGTTGCCGGCGACGCTGGATCGCTATCGCATTCTGCAGCCGCTGGGCAGCGGCGGCATGGGCTGCGTGTTTCTGGCCGAAGACACCATGCTGGAACGGCAAGTCGCGCTGAAGTTTCCGCACCGCGATACCCGGCGCAGCGCCGCCCAGGCGGCCCGTTTTCTGCAGGAAGCCAAAGCGGCCGCCACGCTCAACCATCCGCACCTGTGCGCCGTGCACGATGTGGGCGAGGCCGCAGGACTGCCTTACCTGTCGATGGAATATATCGATGGCGAGCCGCTTTCGGATCGGTTGCGATCCGGCCGGCGGCTTACGCAGACCGAGTCCGTCCAACTGATCCGCAAACTGGCGAGCGCCCTGCAGGAAGCCCATGACCAGGGCGTGGTGCATCGCGACATCAAGCCGGCCAACGTCATGATCAATCATCGGGGAGCGCCCGTCCTGACCGATTTTGGACTGGCCCAGCGAAACGCGCCGACCGACTCCCGTCTGACCCAGAACGGCGATCTGCTGGGCACGCCGGCTTACATGTCGCCCGAACAGATCGACGGCGACCTGGAACGGATTGGCCCGGCGACCGACATCTATTCACTGGGGGCCATCTTCTACGAGTTGCTCAGCGGGCAGCGACCGTTCCGCGGTTCTACCGCCGCCGTGCTGGGAAGCATCATGACAACCGATCCGCAGCCGATCGCTACGCTGCAGCCGTCGGTTGATCCGGCGCTGGAGGCGATCTGCCAGCGAATGATGGCCCGGCCGATCGAAGAGCGGTTCGCATCGATGCAGGAAGTCGCCGACGCCCTGGAGTCCTGGAGCGACGCTGCGCAGCCCGCCCCGGCGTCGCCTCGCGACCGGCGCCCCATGGCGATGCCGCTGATAGGGACGCTGGCCGCCATCGCCCTGGCGTGCGGGGTCCTGTTTCTGGTGCGTACGCCGAAAGCGACCTTTCGCGTGGAAGTGAAAGACCCGCAAGTGCGCGTGCTGGTCGACGACCAGAACCTGGCGTTGACCGACGGCAGCTGGGAAGGCAAGAAGAAAGCCGGGCCGCATCAACTGGGGGTGATGATCGGCGACCAGCAACTGAAGCTGGGAGAAACGACCGTCATCCGGCTGGACGGCGAGCAGCGCCAGGTCCGACTGGCCGTGTCGGGAATCGAAGTCGTCGGCGATCGGTTCGAGATCGCCCGCGACGGCAAAACGAGCGCGGTGGTCGAAGTAATCTGGGAGCCGGATTCCGTAGCCGGAACGCCGCCTGTCCCCGAAGAGAACGCCGTTGCGGCGGCGGAGATCAGTCCGACGCCAGGCGACGAACCTCTGACAGAAATCGATCCCATGCTGGATATCGATCTCATGCGAGACGACGATCCCCTGTCCGCAGCGAAAGATCCTCGGTCCGCCGCGGAACTGATGGCGACCGGCGACTGGGAGTGGCGCGTCATTAAAAAGCTGAGCCTCGGCTCAAATGCCTTTGAATACGATGCCGATATGAGCGCCGATCGTTTGACCCTCGTGTTCAGCGGGGCCCGAAGCGGCGGTCACGGCAATCGCGACCTGTGGATGGCGACCCGCCCCTCGCCGGATGCTCCCTGGTCGAAAGTGACCAACCTGGGACCTGAGGTCAACACCGAGCATAGCGAGTATGAAGTTCGATTGACGAACGATGGACTCACGCTTGGTTTTGTGCGGATGGGGGAGAACTGGAGCGCCAGGTATTTCTCTACCCGGGAAACGCCCCTTTCTTCCTGGTCGACCGCCCAGGCCCTGGACGAAGATTCCGACCTCCCATTTCACGATGGATACTCTCGCGACGGTCTGAGCAGAATGCAAACGCAACTCCGGGGCCCCGGGCATGGTTTGGACCTGCAGCTGTTTCAACGCACGGCGCCAGGCGAGCCCTGGACGGGTTCGCCCGAGGCCGGTCCGCTGGTGAACACGGCCGCCGACGAAATGCGCGGCGTCATCAGCAATGACTGTCGGCTGCTGTTTTTTGTACGACGAACGCGAGCCACTTCGGACGAGGTCGCCACGCACCGGATTTTTGTCGCCACGCGGGCGGACAAGAACTCTCCCTGGTCCGAGCCGACGCTGCTGGATCACGAATTTCCTTACGCCACCTCCGACAAGCATCGTCTCTTGCCTGACGAAAAGTCGCTGCTCTTTGCTTCCTCCCGTCCCCGGGAACGAGGATCCGGGATCTGTCTCGCCCGTCTGGTCAGAAAGCAGCCCAGGAAAGAATCGAAGCCGGCCGAGTAA
- a CDS encoding sigma-70 family RNA polymerase sigma factor, translating to MTQDGSVTRWIHGLKAGASDEVQQQLWNRYFERLVQVARGRLSRDLCRVEDEEDVVLSVFDSFFARVQTGQFPELNDRSSLWPLLVAITVCKTKNLHRRQRAQKRDAFRAVSASPGPGKTDWLEQLADQEPTPEMAAETAEEANRMLETLEKESLQSVARMKLEGYTNREIAERLGVMERTIERRLTLIRQLWTEFAEASLEERPAESE from the coding sequence ATGACGCAGGATGGCTCGGTAACTCGCTGGATTCACGGTCTGAAAGCCGGGGCCAGCGACGAAGTCCAGCAGCAACTCTGGAATCGCTATTTCGAACGCCTGGTGCAGGTTGCGCGCGGGCGGCTGTCGCGGGATCTGTGCCGGGTGGAAGACGAAGAAGATGTGGTGCTGAGCGTCTTTGATAGTTTTTTCGCCCGTGTTCAGACCGGTCAGTTTCCGGAGCTGAACGATCGCAGCAGTCTGTGGCCGTTGCTGGTGGCGATCACGGTTTGCAAAACCAAGAATCTGCACCGTCGCCAGCGAGCGCAGAAAAGAGACGCTTTCCGCGCCGTTTCCGCCTCCCCCGGCCCGGGGAAAACTGACTGGCTGGAGCAGCTGGCCGATCAGGAGCCCACGCCGGAAATGGCGGCCGAGACCGCCGAAGAGGCGAACCGGATGCTTGAGACGCTGGAGAAGGAATCCCTGCAGAGCGTCGCCCGGATGAAACTGGAGGGTTATACCAACCGGGAAATCGCGGAACGGCTGGGCGTGATGGAGCGGACCATCGAGCGGCGTTTAACGCTGATCCGCCAGCTATGGACGGAGTTTGCCGAAGCATCGCTTGAGGAACGGCCTGCCGAGTCGGAGTAG
- a CDS encoding sigma factor, whose product MCRCRNFPVNLTGNRGICRHGNTASARAGRTVCGAADRQSAAVAAVRQVAAPGDAAAQDVAQQTSARIWEKRADFQPGAHFKAWAFSIARFEVLNYRKQQVRDVISSSASSAARSSKR is encoded by the coding sequence GTGTGCCGATGTCGAAATTTTCCGGTTAACCTTACGGGAAATCGGGGCATCTGCAGACATGGAAACACCGCATCCGCACGAGCCGGACGAACCGTTTGTGGCGCTGCTGACCGCCAGTCAGCCGCCGTTGCTGCTGTACGTCAAGTCGCTGCTCCCGGCGACGCCGCCGCGCAAGACGTGGCCCAGCAGACCAGCGCCCGCATCTGGGAAAAACGGGCCGACTTCCAGCCTGGCGCCCACTTCAAAGCCTGGGCGTTCAGCATCGCCCGGTTCGAGGTGCTGAATTACCGGAAGCAGCAGGTGCGGGACGTTATAAGCAGCTCAGCCAGTTCGGCGGCAAGGTCATCAAAGCGTTGA